From the Pseudomonadota bacterium genome, the window AATGCCCAACTCCTCGCAGGCGAGAGTCACAAACTCTCTCACGGAGTGTTGTTCGCCGGTGGCGATGACGTAATCATCCGGTTCGTCTTGCTGGAGTATTAGCCATTGCGCTTCCACGTAATCGCGGGCGTGTCCCCAGTCCCGCAGGGCATCCAGATTGCCAAGGTAGAGCCGTTCTTGTAGACCCAGTTTGATTCTGGCCAAGGCGCGAGTGATTTTGCGTGTGACGAACGTTTCCCCGCGAACCGGGGATTCGTGGTTAAACAGAATCCCGTTGCAGCCGTAAATTCCGTAGGCCTCGCGGTAGTTGACGGTAATCCAATAGGCATAAAGCTTGGCTGCAGCATAGGGCGAGCGAGGATAGAAAGGTGTGTTTTCATCCTGTGGGATCGCTTGCACTTTGCCGTACAGTTCAGAAGTGCTGGCTTGGTAGAACCGGGTCTTTTCTTCCATCCCCAAAATGCGGATCGCTTCCAGCAAGCGGAGCGTGCCGATGCCATCGGCATTGGCCGTATACTCCGGTGTTTCGAAGGAAACGGCGACGTGACTTTGGGCGGCCAAGTTGTAAATTTCATCCGGTTGTACTTCTTGCACGACACGGATTAGGTTGGTGGCATCGGTCAGGTCGCCGTAATGCAAGACCATCCGCCGTTCCGGTTCGTGCGGGTCCTGGTAGAGATGATCAATCCGTTGGGTGTTGAATGAAGAAGCCCGGCGTTTTATG encodes:
- the gmd gene encoding GDP-mannose 4,6-dehydratase gives rise to the protein MSKRALITGITGQDGMYLAELLLAKGYEVHGIKRRASSFNTQRIDHLYQDPHEPERRMVLHYGDLTDATNLIRVVQEVQPDEIYNLAAQSHVAVSFETPEYTANADGIGTLRLLEAIRILGMEEKTRFYQASTSELYGKVQAIPQDENTPFYPRSPYAAAKLYAYWITVNYREAYGIYGCNGILFNHESPVRGETFVTRKITRALARIKLGLQERLYLGNLDALRDWGHARDYVEAQWLILQQDEPDDYVIATGEQHSVREFVTLACEELGIGLRWEGSGIEEKAFDVRSGDCVVAVDSRYFRPTEVDTLLGDPSKAKRKLEWEPKVRFRELVAEMIREDLKDAEKDELCRREGYRTFNHHE